A genomic window from Planococcus rifietoensis includes:
- the accA gene encoding acetyl-CoA carboxylase carboxyl transferase subunit alpha, which translates to MPKKKMKTMAFEEPLIELRKKISELKEYTKTADVDLSSEITSLEDRFAKLEEEIYENMKPWDRVQVARHPERPTTLDYLPLVFKDFIELHGDRVYGDDEAIIGGIGSFEGQPVTIIGHQRGKDTKENVRRNFGMPHPEGYRKALRLMKQAEKFGRPVICLIDTKGAYPGRAAEERGQSEAIARNLVEMAGLEVPVLSIVIGEGGSGGALALGVGNQILMLENSTFSVISPEGAASILWKDAALAKTAAEAMKITAPDLLEMGIIEHMIPEVRGGAHHDTARQAQLISGAIRYSLKELEGLSPDQLISQRYEKFRAIGVFTE; encoded by the coding sequence ATGCCTAAAAAGAAAATGAAAACAATGGCGTTTGAAGAACCTTTGATTGAGTTGAGAAAAAAGATTTCCGAGTTGAAGGAATACACAAAAACGGCGGATGTCGATCTTAGTTCCGAAATTACTTCTTTGGAAGATCGTTTTGCCAAACTCGAGGAAGAAATCTATGAGAACATGAAACCTTGGGACCGTGTTCAAGTGGCGCGCCATCCGGAACGCCCGACGACTTTGGATTATTTGCCGCTTGTCTTCAAGGATTTCATCGAACTGCACGGAGACCGTGTCTACGGCGATGATGAGGCGATCATCGGCGGAATCGGTAGTTTCGAAGGGCAACCGGTGACGATCATCGGCCATCAGCGGGGCAAGGACACAAAAGAAAACGTGCGCCGCAACTTCGGCATGCCGCATCCTGAAGGTTACCGGAAAGCGTTGCGTTTGATGAAACAGGCGGAAAAATTCGGCCGCCCGGTCATTTGCCTGATCGATACGAAAGGCGCTTATCCGGGAAGAGCTGCAGAAGAACGCGGGCAAAGCGAAGCGATCGCCCGCAACCTCGTAGAGATGGCCGGTCTTGAAGTGCCGGTGCTGTCGATCGTGATCGGCGAAGGCGGAAGCGGCGGGGCGCTCGCGCTTGGCGTCGGCAACCAGATCCTGATGCTTGAAAACTCGACGTTCTCGGTCATTTCGCCTGAAGGGGCGGCATCGATCCTGTGGAAAGATGCGGCACTTGCGAAAACTGCAGCGGAAGCCATGAAAATCACGGCACCTGACCTGTTGGAGATGGGCATCATCGAGCATATGATTCCCGAAGTACGTGGCGGCGCGCATCACGACACCGCTCGCCAGGCACAATTGATCAGCGGCGCCATCCGCTATTCCTTGAAGGAATTGGAAGGCTTGAGCCCAGATCAATTGATTTCGCAGCGCTATGAGAAATTCAGGGCAATCGGTGTTTTCACGGAATAA